CACCAAGTGATTTCAAAATACCATCACTGGCTGCTAACACATGATCAGCGTCCATAAGTACCTTCTTCTCCAATTTCCGGTGGAGAGCTAAGGACCATCCTTTTACTCCCAATTTCTCCAACAAGTCCCAGTCCGACCACGGGTCTCGAAAATCAGCCACCCACTTAACCTCACATTTTTTTTTTAACTCCAGGCCTATCAAATGCATACTATGTGGTGGACCGGTAGTAATCACAACATCAATCTTATGCTGTTCGATATAAGGAGCTAAAAATTTGACGGAAGGATTTACCCAAAATCTGCGTGGATCAGGAATAAACAAATTAGCCCTTATCCAAACACTCAATCGATCCAAAAAAGACATTTTGGTTTTTTCTATGACTATGCCTTGTTTGAGTTTTTCCTTTTTCTTGAAAAGCTTCTTATAGATGCCAAAAGGTTCCCAGATCGGAAACCGAAGCACTTCAAGGACCGAACTCACATCTTTTGAAAGAGACGGGTCTTTTAGATCGAACTCTGGATTCTCAGGAGTAAATACAATAGGCTCCCATCCAAACTGAGGTAGGTATTTGACAAACTTGAGCCAGCGTTGTACCCCTCCACCTCCACTAGGTGGCCAATAATAAGTGATTATCAGTACTTTCTTCTGGGGCATATCTCATCAAACTATGAATCGCTAAATAAACCAAAATTGATTGGTATCTATTCAAAATGTGAAATTTTAAATGATTTGATACATTGAGTAAACGAAATCACAGATTTGAAGCAAATTATTGATGAAATTTTAGTTTTTTATGACTTACTTTGAATGCCCAAAACATCACAACACCCAAAAACGGTATAAAGGTTAAGTATAAAATTTTAGTAAATACCTTATGAAAAAAATCGCATTATTTACCTCAGGGGGCGATGCACCGGGCATGAATGCCTGCATTAGATCTGTAGTGAGAAGTGCCATTTATCTGGATCTCGAAGTATACGGGATTAAATATGGCTATGACGGGATGATCCGCGGCGAAATACAGAAAATGGAGTCGTACTCCGTGAGTAACATTGTACAAACGGGCGGGACAATCTTAAAATCCGCAAGAAGCGAAGACTTCAGAACCAAAGAAGGAAGAGAAAAAGCTTATAAGAATCTCAAAAAGCACGGAATTGAGGGACTAATCGCCATTGGTGGTGATGGTACATTCACAGGTGCTAATTTGTTCTACGATGAATTTGGCATTCCGGTAGTGGGAGCTCCAGGCACCATTGACAATGACCTGTATGGTTCAGATTACACCATTGGTTTTGATACAGCTGTAAACACAGCCTTGGATGCCATTGATAAAATTAGAGATACAGCCGCTTCTCATGATCGAGTATTCTTCATCGAAGTGATGGGACGTCACAGTGGCTACATTGCTATTCAGTCTGGCATTGGTGGTGGAGCTGAAATGGTCATGGTACCTGAAACCTCCACGACTATCGACGACGTGATCAAAAAACTTAAGGATGGCAGGGACAATAAAAAAACTTCCTCTATTGTAGTAGTTGCTGAAGGAGATGAACAGGGAAGTGCCTTGCAAATCGCCGAAAGAGTGAAAGCAGAAACACCTAAAATGGATATTAGAGTGACGAGTTTAGGTCATATCCAAAGAGGCGGTGGACCTACAGCTTTCGACAGAATTCTTGCCTCGCGACTAGGTTTAGCTGCGGTAGAAGGACTAATGAATGGAGAGAAAAACGTGATGGTAGGTGTAATTGACAACAAGATCACTTATACCAATCTAAAGTTGGCCATTTCTAAGTCAAAACCACTCAATGAAGAGTTGATTAGATTGACCAAAATATTGAGTATCTAATACACTACTGATAAACACACAGTAAAAAGATTCAAAGGGGCTTCTGGGCAGAAGCCCCTTTTTTTATCCCCCTATCACATAGGAGGCAGATATTTGTATCATAGAATTTTTTAAGGACGTAACACTTCCGGAAGTCGTACCTGGCTCCTCTATCATTTCCGTAAAGCCTTTCGACCACCTCAAAGAACCATTCACTTTATATTCTGGAATGGTCACTCCAATGCCAATCACAGCTGATACATCCAAACCCTTAATCTGATCTTTTACGTCGATTCCTGTTCCACCTGAAAATGAAACTTCCGCCTGTATAGGAATACCAAACTGCGGGCCGGCTAGCACATGAAAGTATTCTAGAAAATTATATCTACCGAGCAAAGGAATCTGAATCAAACTCAATTTAAATTCATTTTCCTGAGTAGCATTCACTTTAAACTTTCCCCCTTGCTGAGAAAAATAGACCTCGGGCTGAATGGCAAACAATTCGAAGTCAATGGTGGAATAAAGCCCGATATGAAATCCAAAGTTCCCTTCTCCTACATCTGATAATTCATTTCCTCCGGTATTGAGCGCATTGATTTTTGGACCATTGAAATTGATACCTCCCATAATACCATATTCAGAGGTGACGTTAACTTGAGATCTTGATCGTGAACTTGGCCGTTTTCTAGATTGTGCTTCGATAATATCACTTACAAACATCAAGGCAGCTAAGAATAATAATTTCTTCATGGTTTTTGGTTTTTGAATAGCAACTCTAATGACCACTAAGATTCGTAAAACCCCAATGAAAAGCAAAAAACTATTTCCCAAAGCCACTTCATTAAATTTAGATTATCAATGAAGCCCTATTTATTACCCCTGGTTTATTCTTTGGCAACCTCACTGTCTGCTTGTTAATAAATCCTTGACTCTCCTTATTAAAATTGAGCATCTGCCCTTTCTAGATTTGTTTCTTGAAATAATTAAGCTATGAATCTGTATTTAAAATTTGTACTTCTAGGGCTATCTCTAGTACTCTTCACATCTGCAACCATATTTCTATTTGTAGAAAATTCCGTCGAAAAAAATCTCAGCGAAAGCATCCTCGCCGAACACTCACAAAAAGCAGAAATCAGTATCAACAACATTGATAGATTCATTTACGAACGACTAAACGATGTAAAAAATTTCGCCAAACTTCCAGCCTTCAGAGAAGAAAGCCCGGACTTAGACGAAGTCAACAGAACACTGAGTGAAATTTCGCATGCCAATGAGCTCTACTATAGTTTCTCTTTCTTCGATATGAACCGCTTCCGACTGGCAGATAGCAAGGGACTCTCTGTGGGTAAACAACACGGGCTTCGACTCTACTGGACACACATCAATGACAACACCGAGGCCATCATGGATATATCCAAATCTGAATCAGTAGGACGAGTCGTACTTCACTTTGCCTCTGTGGTAAGAAACAGCGCCAACCAGCCCATTGGTGTATTTGTCGGACGGGTGCTGATTGAGAATCTATACGCTGTAATAAGCAATCAGTCGCAAGGTGTCGAAAGCAATAAGCAAGTGAAAATGGATTTGTTGGATGAAAATCTAAACATTCTCTATTCCAATCATGAACCCGAAAAAGTATTGATTGCCAAGTATCCTGATATTATCCCTGAAGACATTTTAGAACAGAAGAAAAAAGAAGGTCGCTTTTCTACAAAAAACAATCTTTATTTCTTTCACAGACAAGAAGGGTATCTCAGTTTTCCAGGGAAAGACTGGTTATTCATTATCAACACCTCCAAGGAACATGCCTTTGCTTCTTTGTCGGAAATGCGTACCACAATTTTAATTGTAGGTATAGTTATCCTTCTCCTGTCGTCAGGACTCACGATCTATTTGGCCAGGGTCATTTCCAAACCGCTTAAAAAATTGAGATCGGCCGCAGTGGAAATTTCAAAGGGTAATTACGATGTGCAAATTGAAGGTGACAATAAAGATGAAATCGGTTATCTCATTCGGCAATTCAATGTGACTTCTCAGAAATTGAAAACCAAAGAAAACAATGAGAAGAAAATCACCAAACAGCTATTGGAAAAAAACCAGGAGATTCAAAAGCATCAAAGCAAAATCATCACCCAAGCCAATGCCATCAATCGTGCCTACAAAGAGATCAAGACACAGCATACCATGGTACACTCAAGTCTTAGCTATGCCGAAAAAATTCAAAATGCCATATTGCCTGACGAGAAGCTACTTTCGGATTTCTTTCAGGACTATTTTGTCTACTACAAACCTAAAGACATTGTAAGCGGTGACTTCTATTGGTTTAAGCATGTAAAAAATAATACTGGAAATCATCTGATTATCGCCTGTGCAGATTGCTCCGGACATGGCGTGCCGGGAGCCTTTTTATCGATGCTTGGCATCAACGCACTCAACAACGCCATCCAGTACACTACAGATTACAACCCTTCTGCATTATTAACTAAAGTCAACAACGATATTATTAGTACACTAAGTCAGGACTTTTCTGACAATGAAGCCGTTCAGGAAGGTATGGAAATGGCTATTTGCACGATAGACCTTACTTATAATATTATGAAATACGCAGGAGCTGGCATTCCTTTATTGCTTTATAAGGACAACGAATGGTCATTAACCAAAGGCAATAAATTATTACTTGGTAGAAATTTTAGCAACGACAGTCTCAGCGAACAGGAAATTGCTCAGCATTCTTTCAATTTGTCTAGCAACGACACTTTTTACCTTTATTCGGACGGATTCAAAGATCAAATTGGAGGAAAAGAGCACAAGAAATATCTACCTAAAAGATTCAGAATGTATCTCGGGATGATCGTGCAAAAGGCTATGATGATTCAAAAAAACCTCTTGGACAAAGAGCTTCAAGATTGGAAACAAGACACCCCTCAGACAGACGATATGCTGGTCATGGGCTTTAGAATAAAGTAAGCCATGGAGAAATTTCTTTCTACTCCTTCGCACACAACTCCCTATATCTATTTCAACCCCGAAGGGGAAATTCTGGAAATGAGGGGCAATTCAACTTTGGTCAACGCCAGAGAGGTCTTTGGTGAATTGTATCAAGTATTGGTCAATTTCAAAAAAAGCATCTATCCCAAACTAAATGTCAACATCCAGCTGGAATACTTCAACACCTCAACCTATAAGTGCCTGCTTGAAACGATGATTCACCTCAAAGAGATGAAATTGACTGGTAAAAACATCATCGTCAACTGGTATTACAATATTGAAGACGAAGATGCACTGGAACAGGGCGAGGACATTGCGCAACTCTCCGGAATGCAGGTCAATTTGGTTGGAATATGATGTTCTTCTAATCTTGGGCGATTACCTGCTCCTTTACCAATTCTTTAAACAAACGTTTGGCAAATTGTGGCGCAAACGACTCTAACTCGCCGTAGTCAAATATTTCAGAACGCCCTGACCATACCAAGGTTCCCCCTTTGAGTTCATAAAAATTGGTCTCGATAAAATATTTGGAATAGGCTGAATAGTATCCAGGACGATACACCAAGTCATATGTCCTGTAATAATAGTTTCGGAACCGATCATAATAAACCAGTGGTTTGTAAGAAACCTGCGCTTCTCTATATCGCTCCGCTCGAATATCAATTAACGAAACAGTAATTATTCCGTCAAACCCTTTCTCTCTTAGCCTGGCTTTAACCCGTTCAATATCTTCAAAAGGTTTTCCAAGTTCTGGTGGAAACATAGACATACCATTAGCTGCTTTAAGGTTACTTTTACCGGCAGCTAATACGACATCTGATTCAATATCACTTCTTAAAGTAACGTCATTGACTAATCCCATGATCAGTACTTTCTCAAACTTACGATCGTAATCTTGCGAAGAGCTCCAGGTACGCTTGCCTTCGGGGGTACAACTAAACAACAACAAAGCAGACGCAATTACTGGCAAGAATCTATTCATGGATAAAAATTAAACTTTGGGTTCAGAGCACAAGCTAGGGAATTAACAGAAAAGCACCATCTCTACTCAGCCTCTATTTCCTCTTATTCTTGATCCATAACTTTATTACCACATCAACCTATCATTCTCAATTCAAAAAGTGTATTTTAGACTTATGCAATACATTGAAAACAATGAGATTTCTGAAATAGCCCAAAAGGCATTAGAGAAACGAATCATCCTTCGAAGCAAGATCAAAGATTTTTTCTTTATCGTCACGGGGGTTTGTATGGCGAGCGTCGGACTCAAAGGCTTTCTGTTGCCCAATAACTTTCTGGATGGGGGTGCCATGGGTGTGGCGCTGCTTTTTGATTTAGTGACTCCTCTGGACTTATCCCTGCTCATTTTGTTGGTGAATGCCCCATTTATAGCCATGGGATACAAACAAATTTCTCCTCAATTTGCAATAAAGAGTACCCTCGCCATTATTGCCTTATCTACTTTGGTGCATATCATTGAAATACCAGCTTTTACCGCCGACAAATTGTTGATATCTGTATTTGGTGGATTC
The sequence above is drawn from the Reichenbachiella sp. genome and encodes:
- a CDS encoding porin family protein, whose translation is MKKLLFLAALMFVSDIIEAQSRKRPSSRSRSQVNVTSEYGIMGGINFNGPKINALNTGGNELSDVGEGNFGFHIGLYSTIDFELFAIQPEVYFSQQGGKFKVNATQENEFKLSLIQIPLLGRYNFLEYFHVLAGPQFGIPIQAEVSFSGGTGIDVKDQIKGLDVSAVIGIGVTIPEYKVNGSLRWSKGFTEMIEEPGTTSGSVTSLKNSMIQISASYVIGG
- a CDS encoding SpoIIE family protein phosphatase translates to MNLYLKFVLLGLSLVLFTSATIFLFVENSVEKNLSESILAEHSQKAEISINNIDRFIYERLNDVKNFAKLPAFREESPDLDEVNRTLSEISHANELYYSFSFFDMNRFRLADSKGLSVGKQHGLRLYWTHINDNTEAIMDISKSESVGRVVLHFASVVRNSANQPIGVFVGRVLIENLYAVISNQSQGVESNKQVKMDLLDENLNILYSNHEPEKVLIAKYPDIIPEDILEQKKKEGRFSTKNNLYFFHRQEGYLSFPGKDWLFIINTSKEHAFASLSEMRTTILIVGIVILLLSSGLTIYLARVISKPLKKLRSAAVEISKGNYDVQIEGDNKDEIGYLIRQFNVTSQKLKTKENNEKKITKQLLEKNQEIQKHQSKIITQANAINRAYKEIKTQHTMVHSSLSYAEKIQNAILPDEKLLSDFFQDYFVYYKPKDIVSGDFYWFKHVKNNTGNHLIIACADCSGHGVPGAFLSMLGINALNNAIQYTTDYNPSALLTKVNNDIISTLSQDFSDNEAVQEGMEMAICTIDLTYNIMKYAGAGIPLLLYKDNEWSLTKGNKLLLGRNFSNDSLSEQEIAQHSFNLSSNDTFYLYSDGFKDQIGGKEHKKYLPKRFRMYLGMIVQKAMMIQKNLLDKELQDWKQDTPQTDDMLVMGFRIK
- a CDS encoding DUF1987 domain-containing protein: MEKFLSTPSHTTPYIYFNPEGEILEMRGNSTLVNAREVFGELYQVLVNFKKSIYPKLNVNIQLEYFNTSTYKCLLETMIHLKEMKLTGKNIIVNWYYNIEDEDALEQGEDIAQLSGMQVNLVGI
- the pfkA gene encoding 6-phosphofructokinase, with protein sequence MKKIALFTSGGDAPGMNACIRSVVRSAIYLDLEVYGIKYGYDGMIRGEIQKMESYSVSNIVQTGGTILKSARSEDFRTKEGREKAYKNLKKHGIEGLIAIGGDGTFTGANLFYDEFGIPVVGAPGTIDNDLYGSDYTIGFDTAVNTALDAIDKIRDTAASHDRVFFIEVMGRHSGYIAIQSGIGGGAEMVMVPETSTTIDDVIKKLKDGRDNKKTSSIVVVAEGDEQGSALQIAERVKAETPKMDIRVTSLGHIQRGGGPTAFDRILASRLGLAAVEGLMNGEKNVMVGVIDNKITYTNLKLAISKSKPLNEELIRLTKILSI